The DNA region CCAATGAAACAAATCATATTCACCCTTTGATTCAACAGTGACCATAATTTGTCCTCCTCTTGGTTTACCTGATGGTTTGCCTGTTCCATCAATAGGCTGTTCAAAATTATAGGTACAGTTAAGCACATTATATATCTGCCCGTCAACAGTAAGTTTTGCTAAAAATGACATAATTATTCAGGTTTTTAAAGTGGTAAGTTACGGTTCATAGGGTTAACTCTTAAGCAAAAGAGTCCTAACCAAAAACCTAGTTTTTGTTTATTATTCTCTATAACAAGACCTTAGAAGATATAACTTCGTTTAGAACTGTTTTACTGTTGTGCGTACTCCGTATCCCAATCCGTACCTTCATCTCCTTTTTGACCATCCATTTTGATCATAAAGTTTTTGGCCGGGAAATAAGGTTTTAGGCGTACATCTAAATAAATACGGTCTTTTTGGTTCGGGTCTTGCTCAAACCTACGGATCTCAAAATTCTCTATTAGTTTATCCGGACCGGTAATATCATCTAAAAAGCGTACAATCTGAGATTGTATCTCATTACGCGTTTTGGTCGTGAAATTCTCAAAAGCCCTACGGTTCAGAAAGTCCATTAACACCTTGGCTACATAATCAAACACACGAACTACAGAATACGTCTGAAGACCTAAATTGTCTCCATTAAAAAGGGTCTTGGCAGAAAATGCCATTACCTTACCATATTCGTTCACCATAGGTACCAATCCTAGGTTCTCAAGATTAGCAATTTCGCTTTTTCTTAGATCAAAGCTTACACCATCTACCTCACTAAGGCCACCGTGCTTTTTACCCGCAGTTACCTGAGACATTAGGGTTTTGTAAATTTTACCGGCAAGTGCTCCAGAAGGCGGTACATGGACATCTTCTTCTTCACCTACTTCATCATGTTTGCCACGGCCTACCAACCAGTTACAGGTCATAATGGTATTGGACAAGTACATATCTCCACTAGCAAGATTGGCACTTTCAAACATTTCCATAACATCGTCCGGCTCATCTAAATGCGCAAAATCCGTTACCAAGGTTACCTTATTGTCATGAGCTACCTTCGCCCATTTATCTACTACGGATTTAGAGCCCAAGTATCCAGGAAGCACCATAAGTGAATAGTTCTCACGAAGGTCTAAACGATCGTATTTAGAAACCAGTTCTTCACGTATATGATCAAAGAAACGGGTGTTGTCCAAATCTGTAAGTTGGTCTAGTTCCGCGTTGATGATAGAAACGTTCTTTAAAGAAGGTAAATCCGTATTTTTATAGAACAAAGCTACGGAACGGTAAGAGGTTTCCAACTCTCGTGTTTCCTCTAGAGCTGCCTTTAAGTTTTTTGTAAGTACCTGTTGTGATAAAGCTGCTTTATCATCTGCCGCTTGTACCAAATCTATGATATCATCGCCAGACTTAAGGGTTTCTGACCAAAGTTCTAATTTCTTTAAAAGCTCTTCGCGCTCTTGCTTCTTATTGTTTTCGGTAAGGAACATTTTTCTTCGCGCCTTACGATCGGGGTTTAAGTTCTGTACATCGTCAATGGCAGACTCCAAAAGGTCGTATCCACCGTATTTGACAAGTCCGTCCGATTTTTCCTTTATCTGTTGCGCAAAGGGCTTTTCACTAAGCTGAGCAGCTTTTTGGTTGTTCTGTGTATCGGCCATTTAAGTTTATTTAGTATTTTTAATTTCTTCGATCAAAGCATCTATGGTACCTACCAAAGATTTTTTAGCTTCAGGATCTTCTAAAGCGGCTTTCAAGATTTTATTGGTCTTTAATTGCTTAATGATTTTTTTGTATTGATCACTCTCAATTTCAAGCTCCTTTAAAAAAACACTATTATTAATAATGCCTTTTTTACCAAAATCACCCAGGTTTTTAAATTTCAGGGTTTCGTTTACGGTACCGCCGTTTTTATCTTCAAAAGGAATTTTGAGTTCGGGTTCGTAATGTTCAAAAATATCCTCAACGGTTCTTAGACCTTCTACCACTTCTGGCTTTACCGGTGCATTTGGGGTGAGCTTACCGGCAATTAAAGCTCTGTTCTGTGGAATTTCGTTCAAGGCTTCACTAGCATCGCCTTTTACTTCGTTACCACCAATACCTACGTTATCAATAGCCATATTTAATTTGTTTTAATTTCTAAATTTACTTAAAAAAAAGTTATGCGCAAATAAAGTAACCGATTGTACATAGGTAGGTTTTTTCCTTAATATTACCTAAACGTTATCTACGTATAGAAATACGACAATCAGTACTTTTGAATCATAAACTTTCCTAATAGCAATATTTAAAAGGCATTTATACGATATAGATTCATCACAATTACCTAGGAAACAGGTATGAAATGTAAAATTTAATAGTTCGTTGGTTAAAAAAGTAAAAAAAAGGAGGCGTTTGCTTGCCTCCTTTTCATATTATAGATTGATAAATGGATTACATTACCCATTCGTTCTGGTGCTGACCACCACCAATACTCAATTCTTTTGCAGACAAAGTAAACGTCTCCGTTAAAGGATTGGTTCCAGAGGCATCAAAGTTTTCTCTGTACTTTACCATATAGGCTTCCGTAAACTTGATTTCTTTAAGTTTAGCGTCCGTATCTCTTTTTGTGTAAGTAATAGACCCATCTTTCTTACCGAAGTTATCCATCATTAATTCAACACCGGCAGTGTCGTCATTGGATTCTACAGTAACAG from Zobellia alginiliquefaciens includes:
- the tssD gene encoding type VI secretion system tube protein TssD, coding for MSFKAKLNLGGKEYNVLSCNYDLFQETDPTGRPSSVTRGGKITVTVESNDDTAGVELMMDNFGKKDGSITYTKRDTDAKLKEIKFTEAYMVKYRENFDASGTNPLTETFTLSAKELSIGGGQHQNEWVM
- a CDS encoding DUF5458 family protein; protein product: MADTQNNQKAAQLSEKPFAQQIKEKSDGLVKYGGYDLLESAIDDVQNLNPDRKARRKMFLTENNKKQEREELLKKLELWSETLKSGDDIIDLVQAADDKAALSQQVLTKNLKAALEETRELETSYRSVALFYKNTDLPSLKNVSIINAELDQLTDLDNTRFFDHIREELVSKYDRLDLRENYSLMVLPGYLGSKSVVDKWAKVAHDNKVTLVTDFAHLDEPDDVMEMFESANLASGDMYLSNTIMTCNWLVGRGKHDEVGEEEDVHVPPSGALAGKIYKTLMSQVTAGKKHGGLSEVDGVSFDLRKSEIANLENLGLVPMVNEYGKVMAFSAKTLFNGDNLGLQTYSVVRVFDYVAKVLMDFLNRRAFENFTTKTRNEIQSQIVRFLDDITGPDKLIENFEIRRFEQDPNQKDRIYLDVRLKPYFPAKNFMIKMDGQKGDEGTDWDTEYAQQ